In Planctomycetota bacterium, the DNA window TCGGGCCGAGTGCGGCACACCTCCGCCAGGTGGTCGTTGAGCAGCCGCGCAAACTCCAGCGTGTGCTCGGGCTGCGCCCAGTAGCCGAACATGACCGGCACCGTGGACAGCACCTGCACGTCCACGGCGTTGAGCTCCATGTCGCGGAGCCGCGCGTCCACGTGCAGGCAGTTGGGCTTGACGTCCCGGAAATGCCGCCCGTCGATCGACAGCCGCGCACCGCCCGCGAAGGGACCGTCGGCGATGGGCTCGCTGGTCACCCAGCCGCCGTAGCCCGTGCGGGCCGAGAAGTCGGGCAGCTCGGGCGGCAGCATGTGGGTGTGCAGGTCGAGCTTGAACATACGCGCCCCCTCTCGGCAGTCGCGGCACTGTACGGCCCGGCGGGTCACGCGGGCGTCACAAGGCGTGGCGGCCGGCTGGCGAGCCCAGAGTTCCTGTCGTATGTTCGAAGCGAAACCCCATGCGGCATCCGGGTGCCGATGCCGACAGGAGGCACGCCATGTTGATCACGCCGCTCGTTGCCTTGATCCTGGCCGGCGCTCCCACGCTCCAGGACCACTCCGCTTCGCCGCTGGCCCGCGATCGCCAGGCCGTATCCGCCCCCGGCGAGTTCCCCCCGCCGGTTGAGCTGTACGGGCTGAACGTGCGCGTCGCGTCGCTGAATGCCTCGGTCAACGTCCACCGCCAGCAGGACGATCTAATCGCCACGCGGTCGATCGTCGTCAACGGCAGCATCCTCCGCCCCGAGCTCGGCCGGGCTCCCGACCCGGACGCGGACGCCCCGATGCCGATGGCCGCGATCCGGTCCTACGTCCAGCGGCTGGACGGCGACGGCGGCGAGATCCGCATCCACGACCCCAACAGCCGCCGGGACCACCGGCACCAACGCCGCTCGCTCAGCCAGATGCTCATGCCCAACCCCCAGATGCCCCGGGGACGCGGCTTCAGCAGCGGGTGGACGGCCCACACCGTCGTGGACGCGCTGCCGTCGCGGATCGACCGGCTGGACGCGACGCTCGACCTCGTGCGGGCGGGGCGGATCACCATCGAGAGGCTGCCCATCGAGGTCACCGACGAGCACGTGCAGATCCAGCCCGGCGTGCGGTTCCTGCTGCGCACGATCGAGCAGCAGGACCGCTACACGCGGTTCTCGTTCGAGTACTTCATCGACCGCGATCCCGAGAACGCGGGCGAGACCGCCGACGGCCTCGTGGACCTGGCGCCACTGGTGCCCGCCATCCTGCTCCGCGACAAGGACGGCAACGTCGTCCACATGTGGACGCACCTGCAGGAGGTCGAGACCCGCGACGCCCACATCTGCTCGGTGGCCGACGCGTCGGTCTCCACCCAGGCGGCCGCCCGGGCCGCATACCTGGAGGTCGTCGTGCTGGACAAGCTCTCACTAGAACGCGTGGTGATGACGATCCGGGACCTGCCGCTCGCGGGCTGACGCCGGGCTACGAGGGCACCGCTGCCGCGGCGGCCGCGGCGTGCTCCTGGAGCGCCCGCACGCCCCAGTCGCCGGCACGCAGCGCGGCGATGGCGTCCACCGCGGCCCGCGCCGCGCTCGCCGTCGTGATCATCGGGATGGACAGCCGGACCGCCGTCGAGCGGATCAGGCCCTCGTCGGTCTCGCGGCCGCTGTTGGTTGGCGTGTTGATGACCAGGCTGATATCGCCGCTCATCATCATGTCGATGACGTTGGGCCGTGCGCCCGCGGCGATCTTCTGCAGCACGGTCACCTGCACGCTGTAGCGCTCCAGGAAGCGAGCCGTGCCCGTCGTCGAGTAGACCTCGAAGCCCATGGCCCGCAACCCCCGCACGACGGGGAGGATCTCGAGCTTGTCGGCGTCCCGCACCGACACGAACACGGCGCCGCCGGTCGGCAGCGCGTTGCCGGCGGCCATGGCGGCCTTGGCGAGCGCCAGCGGCGGCGAGGCGTCTAGCCCCATCACCTCCCCGGTGCTCCGCATCTCGGGCCCCAGCACGAAGTCCACCCGCGGGAACTTCTGGTGGGGGAACACCGGGGCCTTGACCGCGAACACGCCCGGCGCGGGCACCTCGCGGACCTCCAGCTCCTCGAGCGAGGCACCCATCATCACCTGCGCCGCCAGCCGGGGCCAGGGCGTGTGCTTGCCCTTGCTGACGAACGGCGCGGTGCGGCTGGCCCGCGGGTTGACCTCCAGCACGAAGACCTCGTCGTCCTTGACGGCCAGCTGCACGTTCATCAGCCCCCGCACCCGCAGCGCGCCGGCGAGCCGCTTGGACGCATCCGCCACCGACGCGATCGTGCGGGCGGGCAGCTCGTTGGGCGGCAGGAAGCAGGTGCTGTCGCCGCTGTGCACGCCCGCGTGCTCGATGTGCTCCATGATGCCGCAGATGATGGCCCTGCCACCAGCGTCAGCACCCGCGGGATCGAAGTCGGCCAGCAGGTCGACGTCGACCTCGGTCGCGCCGGCCAGGAACTGGTCGATCAGGATGGGCGCGTCCGCGAGGCTGCCGTCGAGTCCGGCGCTGCGGACGGCCGAATCCACGTACCGCCGAAGCGCACCCGCGTTCTGGCAGATCTCCATGCCCCGACCGCCCAGCACGTAGCTGGGCCGGACCAGCACCGGATAGCCGATGCGGCCGGCGACCTCTTCGGCCTCGGCGGGCGACCGTGCGATGCCGCTCGCCGGCCGCTTCAGCTCGAGCTGCTCGAGCAGGCCGTCGAAGCGATCCCGATCCTCCGCGAGGTCGATGGACGCCAGGCTCGTGCCGATGATCGGCGTGCCCGCCAGCGCGAGCCCGTGCGCCAGATTCAGCGGCGTCTGCCCGCCGAACTGCACCACGCAGCCCAGCAGGCGGTCGTCCCCGCCCAGCGCCTCGGCCACGTTGAGCACGTCCTCGAGCGTGAGCGGCTCGAAGAATAGCAGGTCGCTCGTGTCGTAGTCGGTGCTGACCGTCTCCGGATTGGAGTTGATCATCACGCTCTCGAAGCCCATGTCTCGGGCGGCGAAGGCGGCATGGCAGCAGCAGTAGTCGAATTCGATGCCCTGGCCGATGCGGTTGGGCCCGCCCCCCAGGATGATCACCTTGCGGGCGTCCGTGACGCGGACCTCGTCGTCGACGCGGCGGGCCTCGCCCGTCTCGGCGTTGTACTCGACGACGTCGGACTCGTACGTCGAGTAGTAGTACGGCGTAGCAGCCTCGAACTCGGCGGCACAGGTGTCCACAAGCTTGTAGGCCGGCCGGATGCCCAGGCCGTCGCGGTGCCGGCGGACCTCGAGGATGGTCTCGGACTGGATGGCATCGAGGTATACGTTGGCGAGCTGCGCATCGGAGTAGCCCAGCTGCTTGGCCCGCCGCAGCACGTCGCGGGGCACGTCGCCCAGCGTCGGGAAGGCCAGCAGCTCGTCCTCGAAGGCCACGAGCTCCGCGATCTGGTGCACGAAGAACGCGTCGATCCTCGTGGCCTCGCAGACCCGTTCGATCGACCAGCCCATCTTGAGCGCGTACCGCACGTAGTACAGCCGCCCCTGGCTGGGCACCGAGAGCTTCCGCAGCAGCTTGGTGTCGTCGATGGGCCACTCGATGGGCTGCCCGTCGGCGGTCCGCAGCCCGGTCGAGCTGATGGCGTGCGACGCGTCGCCGGGCCGCGCAAAGTCCAGCACGAGCTGCTCTCGCTCGACCGCCCGCATCGCCGTCAGCCACTTGTCGTTGCGGTCCAGCCCCAGGCCGAAGCGCTTGACCTCCATGGAGCGGATGGCCTTCTGGAGGCTCTCCTTGAACGTCCGCCCGATGGCCATCGCCTCGCCCACGCTCTTCATCTGCGTCGTGAGCGTCTCGTCGGCCTCGGGGAACTTCTCGAAGGTCCACCGGGGCATCTTTGTGACGACGTAGTCGATCGAGGGCTCGAAGCACGCGCTCGTCGTCGCCGTGATGTCGTTGCGTAGCTCGTCGAGCGTGTAGCCCAGCGCCAGCCGCGCGGCGATCTTGGCGATCGGGAAGCCCGTCGCCTTGCTGGCCAGGGCGCTCGACCGAGACACCCGGGGGTTCATCTCGACGACGACGAACTCGAAGGGCTCCTCGCCGTCGTCCCGCGGCGCGGGATTGGGATTGACCGCGAACTGCACGTTGCTGCCGCCGGTCTCGACGCCAACCGCCCGCATCACCGCAAAGGCCGCGTCGCGGAGGATCTGGTACTCCTTGTCGGTCAGCGTAAGGATGGGCGCCACCGTGATCGAGTCGCCGGTGTGCACGCCCATCGGGTCGATGTTCTCGATGCCGCAGACCACCACGCAGTTGTCGCGGCGGTCCCGCACGACCTCGAGCTCGAACTCCTTCCAGCCCAGCAGGCTGCGATCGATCTGGACCTGGCCGATCATGCTCGCCGCCAGCCCGCTGGCGACCTGCGTGCGGAACTCCTCGGTGTTGTACGCGACGCCGCCACCCCAGCCGCCCAGCGTGAACGCCGGCCGGACGATCGCGGGCAGGCCTAGCTCTGCGAGGGCCTCCATCGCCTCGTCGAGGCTCGTCACCGTCTGCGACGGCGGCAGCGGCAGATCGATGCCCTCGCACACCTCGCGGAAGGCCTCGCGGTCCTCGGCCCGGTGGATCACCGTGCGGTCCGCGCCGATCATCTCGATGCCGAAGCGTTCCAGCGTGCCGTCGTCGTGCAGCGCACACGCGCAGTTGAGGGCCGTCTGGCCGCCCAGCGTCGGCAGGATCGCGTCGATGCCCTCGCCCCCGCTCTCGGGGTCGCACTCCCGCTCGATGACCTTCCGCACCGCCTCGGGCGTGATGGGCTCGATGTACGTGCGATCCGAGAACATCGGATCGGTCATGATCGTCGCGGGGTTGGAATTGACCAGAACGACCCGGCAGCCCTCGGCCCGCAGCGCCTTGCACGCCTGGGTGCCCGAGTAGTCGAATTCGCAGCCCTGACCAATGACGATCGGGCCGGAGCCCAGCACGAGGATGGAGCGAAGATCGGTCCGCTTGGGCATCCGGGTGCGGCCTCCGGGGCGGCGCCCCGCCGACGGCGGGTCGGCCTGGCGCAAAAACTCGCAGAGCGTAGGCCCGATCGCGTCCCGAATACCGTCTGGACGCACCTGCGACGCCGCATCGCGGGAACACGCACCGTACATACGCTGTACGCGGATCCCTTGGGTGGCCGCCGGAATGCGTCGCCCCCGTCCCCAGCCGCGCGTGATCGCGAACTTGTGTCAAGTCGCCGACGGTAGAGGTCGGATCTAGGAGTGGCCCCGGCAACGAGAGCGGGGCCCGGATAACTCCGATCGACAGAGGAGAGCCCCGGCATGTGCGGAATCGTCGCCTACATCGGATCGCGGCAGGCCCGCCCGCTGCTCATCGAGGGGCTCAAGCGGCTCGAGTACCGCGGCTACGACTCGGCGGGGATGGCGATCATCAACGGCGGGCTCCAGGTCGCCCGGACCGTCGGCCGCGTCGCCGCCCTGGAGAACACCGTCGAGCAGCGGGGCGGCTTCGACGGCACACTCGGCATCGCCCACACACGCTGGGCCACCCACGGCGCCGTCACCGAGGCCAACGCCCACCCCCACCGCGACGACCGCAGCGGCATCGCGATGGTGCACAACGGCATCATCGAGAACTACGCCGCCCTTCGGACCTACCTCACCGAACGGGGCCACACGTTCACCAGCGAGACCGACACCGAGGTGCTGGCCGTCCTCATCGGTGAGCTCTTCGATCCCGACAACGGCCTGGACCTCGAGCAGGCGGTCCAGGCCGCCCTCCGCGAGGTCACCGGTGCCTACGCCATCGCGGTCATCTGCGAGCGCGAGCCCGGCACGCTGGTGTGCGCACGCAAGGGCTCGCCGCTCATGGTCGGCGTGGGCAACGGGGAGTACGTCGTCGCCTCCGATCCCTCGGCCATCGTCGCCCACACCAACCAGGCCTTCCCCCTCGACGACTACAACGTCGTCAAGATCACCCGCGACCGCTTCACGACCAGCACCATCCACAACGTGCCCGTGACGCCCCGCGTCGAGCAGCTGGAGCTGGACCTCGAGCAGATCGAGCTGGGCGGATACGCCCACTACATGCAGAAGGAGATCTTCGAGCAGCCCCAGGCGCTGCGGACCTGCATGCGGGGGCGGCTCGACCACGACGAGGGCCGCGTCGTGCTCGGCGGGCTCCGCCAGTTCGCCCCCCAACTGGTCCGCAGCCGGCGGGTGATCCTGGCGGCCCAGGGCACCGCGCTGCACTCGGCCATGATCGGCGAGTACCTGCTGGAGGACCTCGCCAAGATCCCCGCCGAGTGCGAGTACGCCAGCGAATTCCGCTACCGCAACCCCATCATCGAGGAGGGCGTGGTCGTCGTCGCGGTCAGCCAGAGCGGCGAGACCGCCGACACGCTCGCGGCACTGACCGAGGCCAAGGACCGCGGCGCCCTGTCGCTGGGCGTCATCAACGCCGTCGGCTCGACCATCGCGCGCACGACCGACGCGGGGGTCTACCTCCGCTGCGGGCCCGAGATCGGCGTCGCGAGCACCAAGGCGTTCACGGGCCAGGTCGCGGTGCTCACGATGATCGCCCTGTTCATGGCCCGTCGCCGCTTCATGTCCACCGACCAGTGCGCATCCCTGATTCGTGAGCTGGAACAGGTTCCCGAGAAGATCGAGCGCGTGCTGGAGCGCAACGACGAGATCCGCCGCCTCACGCAGCGGTACGTCGAGCGTGAGAACTGGCTGTTCCTGGGCCGGGGGTACAACTACCCCACCGCCCTCGAGGGCGCCCTCAAGCTCAAGGAGATCAGCTACATCCACGCCGAGGGCATGCCCGCGGCCGAGATGAAGCACGGGCCGATCGCCCTCATCGACGAGGGCATGCCCGCGGTGTTCATCGCGACCAGGGGCAGCCAATACGAGAAGGTGATGAGCAACATAGCCGAGGTCCGCAGCCGTAAGGGCCACGTCATCGCGGTCGCCACCGAGGGCGACGAGAACATCGCCTCGCACGTCGAGGACGTCGTCTACATCCCCGACGTGCCCGAGTGCCTCAGCCCGCTGCTGGCCGTCGTGCCGCTGCAGTTGCTGGCCTACCACGCCGCGGTCATGCGGGGCCACGACGTCGACAAGCCCCGCAACCTGGCCAAGAGCGTCACCGTCGAGTAAGGGCCGCCCGAACCAGGCCTCGCGCTACCGTCCGTACCACCACCGCACGAACGAGCGCAGCCGCTCGGCCTGCCGCGGCGTCGGCGGATCCGCCGGCACCCGGAGCCGGCGGCTCGTGGTCGAGACGTGCACCGGCCGCGTCATCGCCAGCAGACCCTCGCGTCCCTGCGACGCGCCCCACCCGCTGCGGCCCAGCGCCGGGATGGGTGATCCGGGGTGCGCTGACGGGATCACCGCATCGTTGATGGTCACGGCTCCCGTGCTCAGCCGGTGCAGGTCGTCGGTGCGGCCGGCGTCCCGCGTGAACAGGCACGTGGCCAGGTGCTGGCCGAAGGAGCGGCTAAGCTCGAATGCCTCGGCCCGCGAGCCCACCCGCAGCAGCGCCAGCACCGGACCGAAGTGCTCGCCCCGCGCAAGCTCGTCCGTTGGTTCGCAGGCGACGACATCGGGCCGGAGGAGCCGCCCCTCGCCCGCCGCGCCCGCCAGCCGCCTCGCGTCGGTCGCTTCGCCCTCGTCGCACATCTGCACGGGTTGCATCGCCGCGAACTGCGAACGGAGCGCCGCCTCGAAGCGATCCGCGATGGACTCCGCCACGAGCACCCGCCTCGGCGCCATGCAGGTCTGACCCGCGTTGAGCCGCACGGCCGCCGCGATCGATCGGGCCGCAAGATCCGCGTCGGCGTCCTCCAGCACGATCGCCGAATCGCAGCCCGTCAGCTCCAGCGTGCTGGGCACGAGCCTGGCGGCGAGTCGCTCGGCGATGCGGCGGCCCACCGCCGTCGAGCCCGTGAACACGAGGTGGTCGATCGGCTCGTCCTCCACGAGCGCGACGCCGGCCTCCCGCGTCGCCGGCAGCGACCGCAGCGCGCCCTCGGGCACGCCGGCGTCCACCGCGAGATCGAGCAGCAACGCCTGCGTCCGCGGACAGCGCTCGCTGGGCTTGACCACGACGCGGTTGCCCCCGACCAGCGCCTGCACCAGCTGGATGCCCAGCAGCTGAACGGGGTAGTTCCAGGTCGCGATGATGCCGACCAAGCCCAGCGGCTCGCGCCGCATCCAGTGCCGCTGGCCGAGCTGCCAGATCGCGCCGCCCCGCCGCCGCCGGGGCCGCAGCAGCCCGCGGGCGTGTCGCTCGTGCCAGCGGCAGCTAGCCAGCAGCGGCATCAGGTCGCTCACCAGCGTCTCGAAGGAATCCTTGCCGATCTCGTCGGCCGCGAGCTCCGCGAATTCGCCCTCGGACCTCGCGATCGCGCGTCGGAAGCGGCCCACCCACGCCAGCCGCTCGCGGAGCGTCCACGCGTCCGCCGCGCTGGTGGCCTCGCCGCGCGGCGTCGCCCCGGGGAGCACGCCGCCGCTTGCTGGATGTCCCCTCGTCGGAGCCGCTGCCTCGCCCGCCTGCGCCATCGACGCAAGTATAGTGATTGCTTTGGACGCACACCCGCGGAGACCTCATGCCCACGAGCACGACCCCGGACGCCCACGCTCCCGTCGCCATCGTCGGCGCCGGCCCCGGCGGCCTCGCCGCGGGCGTGCTGCTTGCCGCCAGCGGCGTGCCGGTCCGCATCTACGAATCGCAGCCCTACGTTGGCGGCCGCACCAGCCGCATCAGCATGCAGGGCGAGAGCGGCGAATTCCGCTTCGATTGCGGCCCCACCTTCTTCCTGATGCCGTACGTGCTCGACGAGATCTTCCGCGCCGCCGGCCGGAGGCTCGCCGACGCGGTCGACCTCACGCGCCTGGATCCCATGTACCGCCTGCTGCTGGGCCGCCCGGGCGAGGAGCCCATCCGCCTCGATGCCACGCAGGACGTCGACGAGATGGCGCGACGGATCGGCGCCATCGATGACGAGGATGGGCGGGCCTTCCGGCGGTTCATCGCCGACAACCGGGCCAAGCTCGTTGCGGCCGAGCCCATCCTGCGCCGCCCGATCCGCGGCCCGCTCGACCTGCTCAAGCCCGATGCCGTCCGGGCGCTGCCGCACATCAATCCGCACAAGAGCGTGCACCAGCTGCTCTCGAAGTACTTCCGCCATCCACAGGTCCAACTCGCCGTCAGCTTCCAGAGCAAGTACCTGGGCATGAGCCCCTACGACTGTCCGAGCCTGTTCACCATCCTGCCGTTCATCGAGTACGAGTACGGCATCTGGCACGTCGACGGCGGGCTCAACCGCCTCTGCCACGCGATGGCCGGGATCATCGAGGACCTCGGCGGCGAGGTCCGCATGGATGCGCCGGTCGAGCGACTGAGCTTCGAGGGCAACCGCGCCACGGGCGTCGTGGTCCGTGGCGAGCACCAGGCCCATCCGCACGTCGTGCTCAACGCCGACGCACCCTGGGCGCTCAAGTCGCTGCTGCCCGCCGATCGCCTCGCCCGCGTCGGCGGCTACGACTCGCACGAGCGCATCGATGCCAAGCGGCATTCGTGCAGCACCTTCATGATGTACCTCGGCCTCAGCGGCGAGGTCGACCTGCCGCACCACACCATCTACGTCTCCGCTCGATATCAGGAGAATCTCGACGAGATCTCCAGGCTCGGCACGCTGAGCGAGGACCCCTCGGCCTACTGCTGCAACCCGGTGGTGACCGACGCGTCGATGGCCCCGCCCGGCTGCACCGCGCTCTACGTGCTGGTGCCCACGCCCAACCTCCGCAGCGGCGTGGACTTCGACGCCGAGCGCAACCGGCTCCGCGCCGACGCGATGGCGCAGCTCGAGCGGGTCTTCGGCATCGAGGACGCCGAGGCCCGCATCCAGTGCGAGCGGATCATCAGTCCCACCGACTGGTCCCGGATGAACATCAACCTCGGGGCGACCTTCAACCTAGCCCACAACCTGGGGCAGATGCTCCACCTCCGCCCGCGGCACCGCCTCCAGGGACTCGACGGCGTCTGGATGGTCGGCGGAGGGACCCACCCCGGCAGCGGCCTGCCCGTGATCTTCCTGTCCAGCCAGATCACCGCGAGCCTGCTGTGCCAGGACCTGGGCGTCCGCTACGCCGGCGCCGAGCACACGACGCCGGGCCTGCCCAGCACACAAGCCGCCGACGAGACGACCCTCGCCAGCGTGATGTCCTGACCGGGCCGCGTGCGCAAGCGCCAACGCATGCTCGCTCACCCGCCCGGCTCGGCCATCCCGACGATGCCGGGCATCGCCAGCTCCCCGGGTGCGGGCCACGCACACGACGCCCGCACGGCGTAGTCCACCGCATGCAGGTAGTCCTCGCCATCGACCTCGATCGCGCCGAAGCGGCCGAGGTGCTCGGTGTAGAACTGGGTGTCGAGCACCAGCGCGCCGATCCGCCGGAGCGTATCGACGAGGTGCACCATGCACACCTTGCTGGCGTCGGTGCCGCCGGCGTCGGCCGCGCTGAACATGCTCTCGCCGGCGAACAGGCCGCCCACCAGCACGCCGTAGAGCCCGCCCACGAGCATCGGCCCGCCATCGCCGTCGAGCCATGCCTCGATGCTGTGCGCATAGCCCGCGTCGTGCATGTCGTCGTACGCCCGCATCAGCTCATCTGTAAGCCAGCAGCCGGTGTCCCGCTCGCCGTCGCGGGCACACGCGCGGAGGACATCGGCGAACGCCAGGTCGGTCGTGATGCGGAACCGCCCCGACCGCACCCGCTGCCGCAGCGATCGACTGATGCGGAAGACCGGCGTGCCCGCGGCCACGCCGTCGCCCTCGACCGCAAGCGGGATGACCGCCCGCGGATCCGGCCGATACCAGTGCACGGCGCCGCTCTCGGTGTCGGCCATCGGGAACACGCCGCTGGCGTAGGCCCTCAGCAGGAGATCCACCGAGAGCTCGATGGGCGGCTCGGGATCGCGAACGGGTTCTGTTTGGTCCATCAATGCTCTTGCAATTCTGCGCGTGGCGTGCTGCAATACAAGCGGCCGAACCCCCAAGGATTAGGCGGACAGCCGGGAGGCGATGCGATGGAAGACGTGCTGCACCAGGTGCTCGACGAGGACGTGCTGATCTTTCTCGTGGGCGGCACGATTGCGATCACCGCGATCGTGTTCG includes these proteins:
- the carB gene encoding carbamoyl-phosphate synthase large subunit; the encoded protein is MPKRTDLRSILVLGSGPIVIGQGCEFDYSGTQACKALRAEGCRVVLVNSNPATIMTDPMFSDRTYIEPITPEAVRKVIERECDPESGGEGIDAILPTLGGQTALNCACALHDDGTLERFGIEMIGADRTVIHRAEDREAFREVCEGIDLPLPPSQTVTSLDEAMEALAELGLPAIVRPAFTLGGWGGGVAYNTEEFRTQVASGLAASMIGQVQIDRSLLGWKEFELEVVRDRRDNCVVVCGIENIDPMGVHTGDSITVAPILTLTDKEYQILRDAAFAVMRAVGVETGGSNVQFAVNPNPAPRDDGEEPFEFVVVEMNPRVSRSSALASKATGFPIAKIAARLALGYTLDELRNDITATTSACFEPSIDYVVTKMPRWTFEKFPEADETLTTQMKSVGEAMAIGRTFKESLQKAIRSMEVKRFGLGLDRNDKWLTAMRAVEREQLVLDFARPGDASHAISSTGLRTADGQPIEWPIDDTKLLRKLSVPSQGRLYYVRYALKMGWSIERVCEATRIDAFFVHQIAELVAFEDELLAFPTLGDVPRDVLRRAKQLGYSDAQLANVYLDAIQSETILEVRRHRDGLGIRPAYKLVDTCAAEFEAATPYYYSTYESDVVEYNAETGEARRVDDEVRVTDARKVIILGGGPNRIGQGIEFDYCCCHAAFAARDMGFESVMINSNPETVSTDYDTSDLLFFEPLTLEDVLNVAEALGGDDRLLGCVVQFGGQTPLNLAHGLALAGTPIIGTSLASIDLAEDRDRFDGLLEQLELKRPASGIARSPAEAEEVAGRIGYPVLVRPSYVLGGRGMEICQNAGALRRYVDSAVRSAGLDGSLADAPILIDQFLAGATEVDVDLLADFDPAGADAGGRAIICGIMEHIEHAGVHSGDSTCFLPPNELPARTIASVADASKRLAGALRVRGLMNVQLAVKDDEVFVLEVNPRASRTAPFVSKGKHTPWPRLAAQVMMGASLEELEVREVPAPGVFAVKAPVFPHQKFPRVDFVLGPEMRSTGEVMGLDASPPLALAKAAMAAGNALPTGGAVFVSVRDADKLEILPVVRGLRAMGFEVYSTTGTARFLERYSVQVTVLQKIAAGARPNVIDMMMSGDISLVINTPTNSGRETDEGLIRSTAVRLSIPMITTASAARAAVDAIAALRAGDWGVRALQEHAAAAAAAVPS
- the glmS gene encoding glutamine--fructose-6-phosphate transaminase (isomerizing); its protein translation is MCGIVAYIGSRQARPLLIEGLKRLEYRGYDSAGMAIINGGLQVARTVGRVAALENTVEQRGGFDGTLGIAHTRWATHGAVTEANAHPHRDDRSGIAMVHNGIIENYAALRTYLTERGHTFTSETDTEVLAVLIGELFDPDNGLDLEQAVQAALREVTGAYAIAVICEREPGTLVCARKGSPLMVGVGNGEYVVASDPSAIVAHTNQAFPLDDYNVVKITRDRFTTSTIHNVPVTPRVEQLELDLEQIELGGYAHYMQKEIFEQPQALRTCMRGRLDHDEGRVVLGGLRQFAPQLVRSRRVILAAQGTALHSAMIGEYLLEDLAKIPAECEYASEFRYRNPIIEEGVVVVAVSQSGETADTLAALTEAKDRGALSLGVINAVGSTIARTTDAGVYLRCGPEIGVASTKAFTGQVAVLTMIALFMARRRFMSTDQCASLIRELEQVPEKIERVLERNDEIRRLTQRYVERENWLFLGRGYNYPTALEGALKLKEISYIHAEGMPAAEMKHGPIALIDEGMPAVFIATRGSQYEKVMSNIAEVRSRKGHVIAVATEGDENIASHVEDVVYIPDVPECLSPLLAVVPLQLLAYHAAVMRGHDVDKPRNLAKSVTVE
- a CDS encoding aldehyde dehydrogenase, producing MAQAGEAAAPTRGHPASGGVLPGATPRGEATSAADAWTLRERLAWVGRFRRAIARSEGEFAELAADEIGKDSFETLVSDLMPLLASCRWHERHARGLLRPRRRRGGAIWQLGQRHWMRREPLGLVGIIATWNYPVQLLGIQLVQALVGGNRVVVKPSERCPRTQALLLDLAVDAGVPEGALRSLPATREAGVALVEDEPIDHLVFTGSTAVGRRIAERLAARLVPSTLELTGCDSAIVLEDADADLAARSIAAAVRLNAGQTCMAPRRVLVAESIADRFEAALRSQFAAMQPVQMCDEGEATDARRLAGAAGEGRLLRPDVVACEPTDELARGEHFGPVLALLRVGSRAEAFELSRSFGQHLATCLFTRDAGRTDDLHRLSTGAVTINDAVIPSAHPGSPIPALGRSGWGASQGREGLLAMTRPVHVSTTSRRLRVPADPPTPRQAERLRSFVRWWYGR
- the crtI gene encoding phytoene desaturase family protein, yielding MPTSTTPDAHAPVAIVGAGPGGLAAGVLLAASGVPVRIYESQPYVGGRTSRISMQGESGEFRFDCGPTFFLMPYVLDEIFRAAGRRLADAVDLTRLDPMYRLLLGRPGEEPIRLDATQDVDEMARRIGAIDDEDGRAFRRFIADNRAKLVAAEPILRRPIRGPLDLLKPDAVRALPHINPHKSVHQLLSKYFRHPQVQLAVSFQSKYLGMSPYDCPSLFTILPFIEYEYGIWHVDGGLNRLCHAMAGIIEDLGGEVRMDAPVERLSFEGNRATGVVVRGEHQAHPHVVLNADAPWALKSLLPADRLARVGGYDSHERIDAKRHSCSTFMMYLGLSGEVDLPHHTIYVSARYQENLDEISRLGTLSEDPSAYCCNPVVTDASMAPPGCTALYVLVPTPNLRSGVDFDAERNRLRADAMAQLERVFGIEDAEARIQCERIISPTDWSRMNINLGATFNLAHNLGQMLHLRPRHRLQGLDGVWMVGGGTHPGSGLPVIFLSSQITASLLCQDLGVRYAGAEHTTPGLPSTQAADETTLASVMS
- the aat gene encoding leucyl/phenylalanyl-tRNA--protein transferase, giving the protein MDQTEPVRDPEPPIELSVDLLLRAYASGVFPMADTESGAVHWYRPDPRAVIPLAVEGDGVAAGTPVFRISRSLRQRVRSGRFRITTDLAFADVLRACARDGERDTGCWLTDELMRAYDDMHDAGYAHSIEAWLDGDGGPMLVGGLYGVLVGGLFAGESMFSAADAGGTDASKVCMVHLVDTLRRIGALVLDTQFYTEHLGRFGAIEVDGEDYLHAVDYAVRASCAWPAPGELAMPGIVGMAEPGG